One stretch of Muribaculum intestinale DNA includes these proteins:
- a CDS encoding (Fe-S)-binding protein, with product MKIGFFVPCYIDAIHPQAAISTYSLLEKLGLDVEFIERGSCCGLPELDMGYIKHSCSLEKGIVPLISDKGYDYVVVPSGICTDQFRDHFNEVEQTPEIEHFRATVHDPVEFLHDILKITELPGHPRFPYRVALHNGCHSLRYLNEARPTELMIKPFDKCADLLKLVDGLEVGYATRRDECCGFGGTYSIWDSSCSGQQGRDKVSDYVRNGFKYVTSQDMSCMIHQQTIARKNGLDLKMFYITEILNGDAKP from the coding sequence ATGAAGATTGGCTTCTTTGTCCCATGCTACATCGACGCGATACATCCGCAGGCAGCCATCTCTACATATAGCCTGCTGGAAAAGCTCGGGCTGGACGTAGAATTTATAGAACGCGGCAGTTGCTGCGGTCTGCCGGAACTCGACATGGGATATATCAAACATTCGTGTTCACTTGAAAAGGGCATCGTACCGCTTATATCCGACAAGGGATACGACTATGTCGTAGTACCGTCAGGCATATGTACCGACCAGTTTCGCGACCACTTCAATGAGGTGGAGCAGACTCCCGAAATAGAGCATTTCAGAGCTACTGTACACGACCCTGTGGAATTTCTTCATGACATACTTAAAATCACCGAACTGCCGGGACATCCGCGATTCCCCTATCGTGTGGCACTGCACAACGGTTGTCATTCTCTGCGCTATCTCAATGAAGCGCGGCCGACAGAACTGATGATAAAGCCGTTTGACAAATGCGCCGACTTGCTTAAACTCGTCGACGGCCTTGAAGTAGGCTACGCCACACGCCGCGACGAATGCTGCGGATTCGGAGGCACCTACTCCATATGGGACTCCTCATGCTCAGGGCAGCAGGGACGCGACAAGGTAAGCGACTATGTCCGCAATGGATTCAAGTATGTGACATCGCAGGACATGTCGTGCATGATACACCAGCAGACAATAGCCCGCAAGAACGGACTCGATCTGAAAATGTTTTATATCACTGAAATTCTTAACGGAGACGCAAAGCCATGA
- a CDS encoding lactate utilization protein B — protein sequence MRQVNQVKLGAEFIDKQAHREMHDRCLWAARMRRDKVAASIPEWEEMRELASQIKLHTLSELDKYLQQFATNAEANGIHVHWARDAEEHNNIILDIFRQHNVKTVTKGKSMTMDECGMREFMGRHGIDIYEADLGERIQQLDNQRPSHIVMPAIHKLRSDVASLFARTLGSDKDIDDPHYLNSVMRADMRKKYIKVDAGMSGVNFGIAETGGIVVCTNEGNADISANLPPLYVTTMGLEKLIPRQSDLPLFIRLLSRSALGLDMTQYTSHYHGPRKGQEMHLVILDNGRSERLTSPDYWEVLKCIRCGACMNTCPVFRRTSGISYDAIYMGPIGIVLEPSYDLYKYARLPYSCTHCGSCGDVCPVKVPIPHLVFYWRSEVVKHGFGQFTHNVEEDLAEPILKSTTNLAMAEKMGLWALRNIPKSIMESPLNPWAKEHSDPIAPEETFRQYYERNIKPHKEND from the coding sequence ATGAGACAGGTAAACCAGGTAAAGCTCGGAGCCGAATTTATAGACAAACAGGCACACCGCGAGATGCACGACCGCTGCCTCTGGGCGGCACGTATGAGACGCGACAAGGTTGCAGCATCCATACCCGAATGGGAGGAGATGCGCGAGCTGGCATCTCAGATAAAGCTACACACACTGTCGGAACTCGACAAATATCTGCAACAGTTCGCAACCAACGCCGAAGCCAACGGAATACATGTGCACTGGGCCCGCGACGCCGAAGAGCACAACAACATAATACTCGACATATTTCGGCAGCACAATGTAAAGACCGTGACCAAAGGCAAGTCCATGACAATGGACGAATGCGGCATGCGCGAGTTCATGGGGCGTCACGGTATCGACATCTACGAGGCCGACCTCGGAGAACGCATACAGCAACTCGACAACCAGCGGCCATCGCATATAGTGATGCCTGCAATCCACAAACTGCGCAGTGACGTTGCGTCGCTGTTCGCCCGGACTCTCGGCTCTGACAAGGATATAGACGACCCGCATTACCTCAACAGTGTGATGCGTGCCGACATGCGTAAGAAATATATTAAAGTCGACGCCGGCATGTCGGGTGTAAATTTCGGAATAGCCGAGACCGGGGGCATAGTCGTGTGCACCAACGAGGGCAACGCCGACATTAGCGCCAACCTTCCGCCGCTCTATGTGACCACAATGGGACTTGAAAAGCTGATACCGCGCCAGAGCGACCTGCCCCTGTTCATACGTCTGCTCTCCCGCAGCGCTCTCGGACTGGACATGACACAGTATACCTCACACTACCACGGCCCGCGCAAAGGACAGGAGATGCATCTTGTGATTCTCGACAACGGCCGTAGCGAGCGACTTACATCGCCCGACTACTGGGAGGTGCTCAAATGTATCCGATGTGGGGCATGCATGAACACGTGTCCGGTATTCCGTCGCACATCAGGCATCAGTTACGACGCCATCTACATGGGGCCGATAGGTATAGTGCTCGAGCCGAGCTACGATCTCTACAAGTATGCACGTCTTCCATATTCGTGTACCCATTGCGGATCGTGCGGCGATGTCTGCCCGGTGAAAGTGCCCATACCACATCTCGTATTCTACTGGCGGTCGGAGGTGGTGAAACACGGCTTCGGGCAGTTTACACACAATGTGGAAGAGGACCTCGCCGAGCCAATACTGAAGAGCACCACCAATCTGGCAATGGCAGAAAAGATGGGGCTATGGGCACTACGAAATATACCTAAGTCGATAATGGAGTCTCCGCTCAATCCATGGGCTAAAGAGCATAGCGACCCTATAGCTCCGGAGGAGACATTCCGCCAGTACTATGAGCGTAACATCAAACCACACAAAGAGAACGACTGA
- a CDS encoding lactate utilization protein C, giving the protein MDQQETKNSILARIRAGKPSFHPLPEVPCYGYPGDPVTNFVNKLLEFDGRAIKFKTRQDAIEWLSKQPETDSGKNVIYSSADGVDGNITEDELSDLHNAHRIETCVTDSHLGVGEMGSVWVTDNTLRHAACALLSRRLFIFLDSNDIVGGLHDAYSGIRLADHQYGSFYTGPSATADIEAVHITGAQGPLALTVMLYNCDDAPAEPLLMTSPNADTSVWQ; this is encoded by the coding sequence ATGGACCAACAAGAAACAAAAAACAGCATACTCGCCCGCATCCGTGCCGGCAAACCGTCATTCCATCCCCTCCCTGAGGTGCCCTGCTACGGTTATCCCGGCGACCCTGTGACCAACTTTGTAAACAAACTGCTCGAATTCGACGGAAGAGCCATAAAGTTCAAGACCCGTCAGGATGCCATAGAATGGCTCAGCAAGCAACCGGAGACGGACAGTGGGAAAAACGTAATATATTCATCGGCCGACGGTGTGGATGGAAATATCACGGAAGATGAACTCAGCGACCTCCATAATGCCCATCGTATAGAGACATGCGTGACGGACAGCCACCTCGGCGTGGGAGAAATGGGATCAGTGTGGGTGACTGACAACACTCTGCGGCATGCGGCATGCGCTCTGCTGTCGCGACGCCTCTTCATATTTCTCGACAGCAACGACATAGTCGGCGGCCTGCATGATGCATACTCAGGTATCCGACTCGCCGACCACCAGTACGGCTCTTTCTACACGGGGCCTTCGGCCACAGCCGACATTGAGGCTGTGCATATCACCGGCGCACAAGGTCCGCTCGCCCTCACGGTAATGCTCTACAACTGTGATGATGCTCCCGCCGAGCCACTGCTCATGACCAGTCCCAATGCAGACACTTCGGTATGGCAATAA
- a CDS encoding DUF4295 domain-containing protein: MAKKTVASLQKGEGRTYSKVIKMEKSPKTGAYVFKEEMVPNEQVKAALK, translated from the coding sequence ATGGCAAAGAAAACCGTTGCATCACTGCAGAAAGGTGAAGGACGTACTTACAGCAAGGTGATCAAGATGGAAAAATCACCCAAAACAGGCGCATACGTCTTCAAGGAAGAGATGGTTCCCAACGAACAGGTTAAGGCCGCTCTCAAGTAA
- the rpmG gene encoding 50S ribosomal protein L33: MAKKAKGNRVQVILECTEHKASGMPGTSRYITTKNRKNTTERLELKKYNPILKRMTIHKEIK; this comes from the coding sequence ATGGCAAAGAAAGCTAAAGGTAATCGCGTCCAGGTCATCCTCGAATGCACCGAGCACAAGGCCAGCGGCATGCCCGGCACTTCGCGTTACATCACTACCAAGAACCGTAAGAATACTACCGAACGTCTTGAGCTGAAGAAGTACAATCCCATCCTCAAGCGCATGACGATTCACAAAGAAATCAAATAA
- the rpmB gene encoding 50S ribosomal protein L28: protein MSKICQITGKKAMVGNNVSHSKRRTKRTFNVNLFEKKFYWVEQDAWIRLTISAAGLRTINKLGLNAAMQQAAGKGYLTGKDIKFID, encoded by the coding sequence ATGTCAAAGATTTGTCAGATTACAGGCAAGAAAGCTATGGTGGGCAATAACGTGTCGCACTCGAAGCGTCGTACAAAGCGCACGTTCAATGTCAACCTCTTTGAGAAGAAGTTCTACTGGGTAGAACAGGACGCATGGATCCGTCTGACCATCAGCGCAGCCGGTCTCCGCACCATCAATAAGCTCGGCCTCAACGCCGCTATGCAGCAGGCAGCCGGAAAGGGTTATTTAACTGGTAAAGACATCAAATTTATAGACTAA